Proteins found in one Bacillus subtilis subsp. subtilis str. 168 genomic segment:
- the atpC gene encoding ATP synthase (subunit epsilon, F1 subunit) (Evidence 1a: Function from experimental evidences in the studied strain; PubMedId: 8021203, 12837747, 15347741, 22720735, 23967352; Product type e: enzyme), with the protein MKTVKVNIVTPDGPVYDADIEMVSVRAESGDLGILPGHIPTVAPLKIGAVRLKKDGQTEMVAVSGGFVEVRPDHVTILAQAAETAEGIDKERAEAARQRAQERLNSQSDDTDIRRAELALQRALNRLDVAGK; encoded by the coding sequence ATGAAGACCGTTAAAGTCAATATCGTTACTCCCGACGGCCCAGTATACGATGCGGATATCGAAATGGTGAGTGTGAGAGCCGAAAGCGGCGATCTCGGTATTTTGCCAGGCCATATTCCAACCGTGGCTCCTCTTAAAATCGGCGCTGTCCGTCTGAAAAAAGACGGGCAGACTGAAATGGTTGCCGTCAGCGGCGGTTTTGTAGAAGTCCGTCCTGATCATGTCACCATCCTTGCCCAGGCTGCCGAGACAGCGGAAGGCATCGATAAAGAGCGCGCTGAAGCTGCACGCCAGCGGGCGCAGGAGCGTTTGAATTCTCAATCAGATGATACTGACATTCGTCGGGCTGAGCTTGCGTTACAGCGGGCTTTGAACAGATTGGATGTAGCAGGGAAATAA
- the atpD gene encoding ATP synthase (subunit beta, component F1) (Evidence 1a: Function from experimental evidences in the studied strain; PubMedId: 8021203, 15347741, 18174126, 22790590; Product type e: enzyme), translated as MKKGRVSQVLGPVVDVRFEDGHLPEIYNAIKISQPAASENEVGIDLTLEVALHLGDDTVRTIAMASTDGVQRGMEAVDTGAPISVPVGDVTLGRVFNVLGENIDLNEPVPADAKKDPIHRQAPSFDQLSTEVEILETGIKVVDLLAPYIKGGKIGLFGGAGVGKTVLIQELINNIAQEHGGISVFAGVGERTREGNDLFYEMSDSGVINKTAMVFGQMNEPPGARMRVALTGLTMAEHFRDVQGQDVLFFIDNIFRFTQAGSEVSALLGRMPSAVGYQPTLATEMGQLQERITSTNVGSVTSIQAIYVPADDYTDPAPATTFAHLDATTNLERKLTEMGIYPAVDPLASTSRALAPEIVGEEHYAVAREVQSTLQRYKELQDIIAILGMDELGEEDKLVVHRARRIQFFLSQNFHVAEQFTGQKGSYVPVKETVQGFKEILAGKYDHLPEDAFRLVGRIEEVVEKAKEMGVEV; from the coding sequence ATGAAGAAAGGACGCGTTAGCCAGGTATTAGGACCGGTCGTCGACGTGCGTTTTGAAGACGGTCACTTGCCTGAAATTTATAATGCGATTAAAATTTCACAGCCAGCTGCAAGTGAAAACGAAGTAGGTATTGATTTAACGCTTGAGGTCGCTCTTCATTTAGGTGATGATACAGTCCGTACAATCGCAATGGCATCTACAGATGGTGTTCAGCGCGGTATGGAAGCTGTAGATACAGGAGCGCCAATCTCAGTACCGGTTGGTGATGTAACACTTGGACGTGTATTTAACGTTCTCGGAGAAAATATTGATTTGAATGAGCCGGTTCCTGCGGATGCGAAAAAGGATCCGATTCACAGACAGGCGCCTTCATTCGATCAGCTTTCAACAGAAGTTGAAATTCTTGAAACAGGTATTAAAGTTGTTGATTTGCTTGCTCCTTACATTAAGGGCGGTAAAATCGGATTGTTCGGTGGTGCCGGTGTAGGTAAAACCGTATTAATCCAGGAATTAATCAACAACATCGCGCAAGAGCACGGCGGTATCTCTGTATTCGCCGGCGTAGGAGAGCGTACTCGTGAAGGGAACGACCTTTTCTACGAAATGAGTGACTCTGGCGTAATCAACAAAACAGCCATGGTATTCGGACAAATGAACGAGCCGCCGGGCGCACGTATGCGTGTTGCTTTGACAGGCCTTACAATGGCTGAGCACTTCCGTGATGTACAAGGACAGGACGTACTGTTCTTCATCGATAACATTTTCCGTTTCACACAAGCGGGTTCAGAGGTTTCAGCCCTTCTTGGCCGTATGCCTTCAGCGGTTGGTTATCAGCCGACGCTTGCAACTGAGATGGGTCAGCTCCAAGAGCGTATCACGTCTACGAACGTTGGATCAGTTACATCTATCCAGGCGATCTACGTGCCTGCCGATGACTACACTGACCCGGCGCCGGCGACAACGTTCGCTCACTTGGATGCGACAACAAACCTTGAGCGTAAATTAACTGAAATGGGTATTTACCCTGCGGTTGATCCGTTGGCATCTACATCACGCGCCCTTGCTCCTGAAATTGTTGGAGAAGAGCACTATGCGGTTGCGCGTGAAGTACAGTCAACGCTTCAGCGTTACAAAGAGCTTCAGGATATCATTGCGATTCTCGGTATGGATGAATTAGGCGAGGAAGACAAACTTGTCGTTCACCGCGCACGTCGTATCCAGTTCTTCCTTTCTCAGAACTTCCACGTGGCTGAACAGTTCACTGGACAAAAAGGTTCTTACGTGCCTGTAAAAGAGACGGTACAAGGCTTCAAAGAAATCTTAGCCGGTAAATATGACCATCTTCCAGAAGATGCATTCCGTCTTGTAGGCCGTATCGAAGAAGTTGTTGAGAAAGCAAAAGAAATGGGTGTAGAAGTTTAA
- the atpG gene encoding ATP synthase (subunit gamma, component F1) (Evidence 1a: Function from experimental evidences in the studied strain; PubMedId: 8021203, 15347741, 18174126, 22790590; Product type e: enzyme): MASLRDIKSRITSTKKTSQITKAMQMVSAAKLNRAENNAKSFVPYMDKIQEVVSNVGRVSGNVKHPMLLSREVKKTAYLVITSDRGLAGAFNSSVLRSAYQAMQERHQSKDEYAVIAIGRVGRDFFKKREIPIISELTGLGDEVTFTEIKDLARQTIQMFIDGAFDELHLVYNHFVSAITQEVTEKKLLPLSDLGSGGGKRTASYEFEPSEEEVLEVLLPQYAESLIFGALLDSKASEHAARMTAMKNATDNAKELIDSLSLSYNRARQAAITQEITEIVGGAAALE, from the coding sequence TTGGCCTCATTACGCGATATTAAGTCAAGGATCACGTCAACGAAAAAAACAAGTCAGATTACAAAAGCCATGCAGATGGTATCTGCGGCTAAGCTGAATCGTGCTGAAAACAATGCAAAATCATTTGTGCCATATATGGATAAAATCCAAGAGGTTGTGTCAAACGTCGGAAGAGTTTCCGGCAACGTGAAGCACCCGATGCTTCTCAGCAGAGAAGTGAAAAAAACGGCATACCTTGTCATTACGTCTGACCGCGGTCTTGCCGGCGCTTTTAACAGTTCGGTTTTACGGAGTGCTTATCAGGCCATGCAAGAACGTCATCAGTCTAAGGATGAGTATGCGGTGATTGCCATCGGAAGAGTGGGCCGTGATTTCTTTAAGAAACGGGAGATTCCGATCATTTCCGAGTTAACAGGACTTGGAGATGAAGTAACGTTTACAGAAATTAAAGATCTTGCCCGTCAAACGATTCAAATGTTTATAGACGGTGCGTTTGATGAATTGCACCTTGTTTATAACCATTTTGTCAGCGCCATTACTCAAGAAGTAACGGAGAAAAAACTTCTGCCGTTATCTGATTTGGGCAGCGGCGGCGGAAAAAGAACGGCGTCTTATGAATTTGAACCATCTGAAGAGGAGGTTCTGGAGGTTTTGCTTCCTCAATATGCAGAAAGCTTAATCTTCGGTGCGCTTCTTGACAGTAAAGCAAGTGAGCACGCTGCAAGAATGACGGCGATGAAAAACGCGACAGACAACGCGAAGGAACTTATCGATTCACTTTCGCTTTCTTACAACCGCGCTCGCCAAGCAGCCATCACACAAGAAATTACGGAAATTGTCGGCGGAGCAGCCGCTTTAGAATAG
- the atpA gene encoding ATP synthase (subunit alpha, component F1) (Evidence 1a: Function from experimental evidences in the studied strain; PubMedId: 8021203, 15347741, 1655755; Product type e: enzyme) yields MSIKAEEISTLIKQQIQNYQSDIEVQDVGTVIQVGDGIARVHGLDNCMAGELVEFSNGVLGMAQNLEESNVGIVILGPFSEIREGDEVKRTGRIMEVPVGEELIGRIVNPLGQPVDGLGPILTSKTRPIESPAPGVMDRKSVHEPLQTGIKAIDALIPIGRGQRELIIGDRQTGKTSVAIDAILNQKDQDMICVYVAIGQKESTVRGVVETLRKHGALDYTIVVTASASQPAPLLYLAPYAGVTMAEEFMYNGKHVLVVYDDLSKQAAAYRELSLLLRRPPGREAFPGDVFYLHSRLLERAAKLSDAKGAGSITALPFVETQAGDISAYIPTNVISITDGQIFLQSDLFFSGVRPAINAGLSVSRVGGSAQIKAMKKVSGTLRLDLASYRELEAFAQFGSDLDQATQAKLNRGARTVEVLKQDLNKPLPVEKQVAILYALTKGYLDDIPVADIRRFEEEYYMYLDQNHKDLLDGIAKTGNLPADEDFKAAIEGFKRTFAPSN; encoded by the coding sequence GTGAGCATCAAAGCTGAAGAGATTAGCACGCTGATAAAACAGCAAATACAAAATTATCAATCTGATATTGAAGTTCAAGACGTAGGTACAGTCATCCAAGTCGGTGACGGTATTGCACGTGTGCACGGCCTTGACAACTGTATGGCCGGTGAACTTGTCGAATTTTCAAACGGTGTTTTGGGTATGGCTCAAAACCTTGAGGAATCAAACGTAGGTATCGTCATCTTAGGACCTTTCAGTGAGATCCGTGAGGGAGACGAAGTAAAAAGAACAGGCCGCATCATGGAGGTTCCTGTTGGTGAAGAGTTAATCGGCCGTATTGTAAACCCGCTAGGCCAGCCGGTTGACGGACTAGGCCCGATTCTGACAAGCAAAACTCGTCCGATCGAAAGCCCTGCACCAGGCGTTATGGACCGTAAATCCGTTCATGAACCGCTTCAAACCGGTATCAAAGCGATCGATGCACTGATTCCAATCGGCCGCGGCCAGCGTGAGCTGATCATCGGTGACCGTCAAACAGGTAAAACATCTGTTGCGATCGATGCGATCCTGAACCAAAAAGACCAAGACATGATCTGTGTATATGTTGCGATCGGCCAAAAAGAATCAACAGTCCGCGGCGTAGTAGAAACATTGCGTAAACACGGCGCGCTTGATTATACAATTGTTGTAACGGCGTCTGCGTCACAGCCGGCACCGCTTCTGTACCTGGCACCGTATGCTGGGGTTACAATGGCAGAAGAATTTATGTACAACGGCAAGCACGTTCTTGTTGTATACGATGATCTTTCTAAACAAGCGGCCGCTTACCGTGAGCTGTCCTTGCTTCTTCGCCGTCCGCCAGGCCGTGAAGCGTTCCCTGGGGATGTATTCTATCTTCATTCCCGTCTGCTTGAGCGTGCAGCAAAGCTTAGCGACGCGAAAGGCGCAGGATCAATTACAGCTCTGCCGTTCGTAGAAACACAAGCCGGAGATATCTCTGCTTATATTCCGACGAACGTCATTTCCATCACCGACGGACAGATCTTCCTGCAATCTGATTTGTTCTTCTCAGGCGTACGTCCAGCGATCAATGCCGGATTGTCTGTATCCCGTGTCGGCGGCTCAGCGCAAATCAAAGCGATGAAAAAAGTATCAGGTACTTTGCGTCTTGACCTTGCGTCATACCGTGAGCTGGAAGCATTCGCTCAATTCGGTTCTGACCTCGACCAAGCGACTCAGGCAAAACTGAACCGCGGTGCGCGTACAGTTGAAGTGCTGAAGCAGGATCTGAACAAGCCGCTTCCGGTTGAAAAGCAAGTAGCTATTCTTTATGCGCTGACAAAAGGATATCTCGATGATATTCCTGTGGCGGATATCAGACGTTTTGAAGAAGAGTACTACATGTACCTTGACCAAAACCATAAAGACCTGCTTGACGGAATTGCGAAAACAGGAAACCTTCCTGCTGATGAAGACTTCAAAGCTGCAATCGAAGGCTTCAAACGCACATTTGCACCAAGCAACTAA
- the atpH gene encoding ATP synthase (subunit delta, component F1) (Evidence 1a: Function from experimental evidences in the studied strain; PubMedId: 8021203, 15347741, 1655755, 22720735; Product type e: enzyme): MSGSAVSKRYASALFDIANESAQLNQVEEELIVVKQVFQNEKALNDVLNHPKVPAAKKKELIQNAFGSLSQSVLNTIFLLIDRHRAAIVPELTDEFIKLANVARQTEDAIVYSVKPLTDAEMLPLSQVFAKKAGVASLRIRNEVQTDLIGGIKVRIGNRIYDGSVSGKLQRIERQLAGENR, from the coding sequence ATGAGTGGATCAGCTGTCTCTAAACGATATGCATCAGCTCTTTTTGATATAGCCAATGAGTCCGCTCAGCTGAATCAAGTAGAAGAAGAGCTAATTGTTGTAAAACAAGTATTTCAAAATGAAAAAGCGCTTAATGATGTGTTGAACCATCCGAAGGTGCCGGCTGCGAAGAAAAAAGAGCTGATTCAAAATGCATTTGGCTCTTTGTCACAGTCCGTACTCAATACGATTTTTCTTTTGATTGACCGCCATCGTGCCGCGATTGTCCCTGAGCTCACAGATGAGTTTATCAAACTCGCAAATGTGGCCCGTCAAACAGAAGACGCAATCGTATATTCAGTGAAACCGCTGACGGATGCAGAAATGTTACCATTATCACAAGTGTTTGCAAAAAAAGCCGGAGTCGCTTCACTGAGAATCAGAAATGAAGTGCAGACGGATTTAATAGGCGGTATTAAAGTCCGCATTGGAAACCGGATTTATGACGGCAGCGTAAGCGGGAAGCTTCAGCGCATTGAACGTCAATTAGCCGGGGAAAATCGATAG
- the atpF gene encoding ATP synthase (subunit b, component F0) (Evidence 1a: Function from experimental evidences in the studied strain; PubMedId: 1448623, 9069291, 15175330, 22720735; Product type e: enzyme) — protein MSQLPLELGLSFNGGDILFQLLAMLILLALLKKYALGPLLNIMKQREDHIAGEITSAEEKNKEAQQLIEEQRVLLKEARQESQTLIENAKKLGEKQKEEIIQAARAESERLKEAARTEIVKEKEQAVSALREQVASLSVMIASKVIEKELDEQAQEKLIQDYLKEVGESR, from the coding sequence ATGTCTCAATTACCACTTGAACTAGGATTGTCGTTTAACGGCGGAGATATCCTGTTCCAACTGTTAGCTATGTTAATCTTATTAGCGCTTCTGAAGAAATACGCTTTAGGGCCGCTATTAAACATAATGAAACAGCGTGAAGACCACATCGCTGGAGAAATTACGTCTGCTGAAGAAAAAAATAAAGAAGCGCAGCAGCTGATTGAAGAGCAGCGCGTTCTTTTAAAAGAAGCAAGACAGGAATCCCAAACTCTTATCGAAAACGCAAAGAAACTGGGAGAGAAGCAAAAAGAAGAGATTATTCAGGCTGCACGTGCAGAATCTGAACGTCTGAAAGAAGCAGCAAGAACTGAAATCGTGAAGGAAAAGGAACAGGCGGTTTCTGCTCTCCGTGAGCAAGTAGCGTCTCTTTCTGTCATGATTGCGTCGAAAGTGATCGAAAAAGAACTGGATGAACAAGCGCAAGAGAAATTGATCCAGGACTATCTTAAAGAGGTAGGAGAAAGCCGATGA
- the atpE gene encoding ATP synthase (subunit c, component F0) (Evidence 1a: Function from experimental evidences in the studied strain; PubMedId: 1448623, 9069291, 15175330; Product type e: enzyme) — MNLIAAAIAIGLGALGAGIGNGLIVSRTVEGIARQPEAGKELRTLMFMGIALVEALPIIAVVIAFLAFFG; from the coding sequence ATGAATTTAATAGCAGCTGCGATTGCAATTGGTTTAGGCGCACTTGGTGCAGGTATTGGTAACGGTTTGATTGTTTCACGTACGGTAGAGGGGATTGCCCGTCAGCCGGAAGCAGGTAAAGAACTGAGAACTCTTATGTTCATGGGTATCGCATTAGTTGAAGCCCTTCCTATTATCGCTGTCGTTATCGCATTCTTAGCGTTCTTTGGCTAA
- the atpB gene encoding ATP synthase (subunit a, component F0) (Evidence 1a: Function from experimental evidences in the studied strain; PubMedId: 1448623, 9069291, 15175330, 15849754, 16850406; Product type e: enzyme) translates to MNHGYRTIEFLGLTFNLTNILMITVASVIVLLIAILTTRTLSIRPGKAQNFMEWIVDFVRNIIGSTMDLKTGANFLALGVTLLMYIFVSNMLGLPFSITIGHELWWKSPTADPAITLTLAVMVVALTHYYGVKMKGLKEYSKDYLRPVPFMLPMKIIEEFANTLTLGLRLYGNIFAGEILLGLLAGLATSHYSQSVALGLVGTIGAILPMLAWQAFSLFIGAIQAFIFTMLTMVYMSHKISHDH, encoded by the coding sequence TTGAATCATGGTTACAGAACTATAGAATTTCTAGGTCTTACTTTTAATCTGACAAACATTCTGATGATTACTGTGGCGAGTGTGATTGTTTTATTGATTGCTATATTGACGACAAGAACGCTTTCGATCCGTCCCGGAAAAGCCCAGAACTTTATGGAATGGATTGTTGATTTCGTCCGCAATATTATTGGCAGTACAATGGATTTAAAAACAGGGGCTAACTTCTTGGCACTTGGTGTCACATTGCTGATGTACATATTTGTGTCGAATATGCTGGGGCTGCCGTTCTCTATTACAATCGGACATGAGCTCTGGTGGAAGTCTCCGACAGCCGATCCTGCCATTACATTAACGCTAGCCGTGATGGTTGTTGCTTTAACCCACTACTATGGTGTGAAGATGAAAGGGCTCAAGGAATATTCCAAAGACTATTTAAGACCTGTTCCATTCATGCTCCCGATGAAAATCATCGAAGAGTTTGCGAATACGCTGACTCTAGGTTTGCGGCTGTATGGTAACATCTTCGCCGGTGAGATTCTTCTCGGCCTGCTTGCGGGATTAGCAACAAGCCATTATTCGCAAAGCGTGGCTCTCGGTCTTGTCGGTACAATCGGTGCCATTCTGCCGATGCTGGCATGGCAAGCATTCAGTTTATTTATTGGTGCTATCCAGGCATTTATCTTTACAATGCTGACGATGGTGTACATGTCTCATAAAATCAGTCATGATCATTAA
- the atpI gene encoding ATP synthase (subunit i) (Evidence 1a: Function from experimental evidences in the studied strain; PubMedId: 12917488, 15849754, 16850406, 23123906; Product type t: transporter), whose protein sequence is MDDPKLTFSRQRKYLLFILAVYVLGYGLTAYKTVFLGLILGTVFSLFNFLLLVRRMNAFDRAVEKGKSIRSLGSAARWCNAILAVAVAYKNPEYFHMASTVIGLMTIYPVIMIDSFIQLKRSSMEER, encoded by the coding sequence ATGGACGATCCCAAGCTTACATTTAGCAGACAACGCAAATATTTATTGTTCATTTTGGCAGTGTATGTACTGGGTTATGGTTTAACAGCGTATAAAACCGTTTTTTTAGGCCTTATTCTGGGAACTGTTTTCAGTTTGTTTAATTTTTTACTGCTCGTCAGAAGAATGAATGCTTTTGACAGAGCTGTAGAGAAAGGAAAGTCCATACGATCTCTCGGGAGCGCAGCGCGGTGGTGCAATGCGATTCTTGCTGTGGCTGTTGCCTATAAAAATCCCGAATACTTTCATATGGCAAGTACAGTTATTGGATTAATGACAATATACCCTGTCATTATGATAGATTCCTTTATCCAGCTTAAACGTTCATCAATGGAAGAGAGGTGA
- the upp gene encoding uracil phosphoribosyltransferase (Evidence 1a: Function from experimental evidences in the studied strain; PubMedId: 7798145, 15689504, 15716449; Product type e: enzyme), with protein MGKVYVFDHPLIQHKLTYIRNENTGTKDFRELVDEVATLMAFEITRDLPLEEVDINTPVQAAKSKVISGKKLGVVPILRAGLGMVDGILKLIPAAKVGHVGLYRDPETLKPVEYYVKLPSDVEEREFIVVDPMLATGGSAVEAIHSLKKRGAKNIRFMCLVAAPEGVEELQKHHSDVDIYIAALDEKLNEKGYIVPGLGDAGDRMFGTK; from the coding sequence ATGGGAAAGGTTTATGTATTTGATCATCCTTTAATTCAGCACAAGCTGACATATATACGGAATGAAAATACAGGTACGAAGGATTTTAGAGAGTTAGTAGATGAAGTGGCTACACTCATGGCATTTGAAATTACCCGCGATCTTCCTCTGGAAGAAGTGGATATCAATACACCGGTTCAGGCTGCGAAATCGAAAGTCATCTCAGGGAAAAAACTCGGAGTGGTTCCTATCCTCAGAGCAGGATTGGGAATGGTTGACGGCATTTTAAAGCTGATTCCTGCGGCAAAAGTGGGACATGTCGGCCTTTACCGTGATCCAGAAACCTTAAAACCCGTGGAATACTATGTCAAGCTTCCTTCTGATGTGGAAGAGCGTGAATTCATCGTGGTTGACCCGATGCTCGCTACAGGCGGTTCCGCAGTTGAAGCCATTCACAGCCTTAAAAAACGCGGTGCGAAAAATATCCGTTTCATGTGTCTTGTAGCAGCGCCGGAGGGTGTGGAAGAATTGCAGAAGCATCATTCGGACGTTGATATTTACATTGCGGCGCTAGATGAAAAATTAAATGAAAAAGGATATATTGTTCCAGGTCTCGGAGATGCGGGTGACCGCATGTTTGGAACAAAATAA
- the glyA gene encoding serine hydroxymethyltransferase (Evidence 1a: Function from experimental evidences in the studied strain; PubMedId: 11390694, 11902725, 12682299, 12686103, 12923093, 15865438, 18483062; Product type e: enzyme): MKHLPAQDEQVFNAIKNERERQQTKIELIASENFVSEAVMEAQGSVLTNKYAEGYPGKRYYGGCEHVDVVEDIARDRAKEIFGAEHVNVQPHSGAQANMAVYFTILEQGDTVLGMNLSHGGHLTHGSPVNFSGVQYNFVEYGVDKETQYIDYDDVREKALAHKPKLIVAGASAYPRTIDFKKFREIADEVGAYFMVDMAHIAGLVAAGLHPNPVPYADFVTTTTHKTLRGPRGGMILCREEFGKKIDKSIFPGIQGGPLMHVIAAKAVSFGEVLQDDFKTYAQNVISNAKRLAEALTKEGIQLVSGGTDNHLILVDLRSLGLTGKVAEHVLDEIGITSNKNAIPYDPEKPFVTSGIRLGTAAVTSRGFDGDALEEVGAIIALALKNHEDEGKLEEARQRVAALTDKFPLYKELDY, from the coding sequence ATGAAACATTTACCTGCGCAAGACGAACAAGTGTTTAACGCCATTAAAAATGAGCGTGAACGCCAACAGACTAAGATCGAATTGATTGCTTCTGAGAACTTTGTAAGTGAAGCGGTTATGGAAGCACAAGGATCTGTTTTGACAAATAAGTACGCAGAAGGATATCCGGGCAAACGCTACTACGGCGGATGCGAGCACGTCGATGTCGTTGAAGATATCGCCCGTGACCGCGCGAAGGAAATCTTTGGAGCGGAGCATGTAAACGTTCAGCCTCATTCAGGCGCACAAGCAAACATGGCAGTGTACTTCACGATTTTGGAGCAAGGCGATACTGTACTTGGGATGAACCTCTCCCACGGCGGCCATTTAACACACGGAAGCCCAGTCAACTTCAGCGGTGTTCAATATAACTTTGTTGAGTACGGCGTAGATAAAGAAACTCAATATATTGATTACGATGACGTGCGTGAAAAAGCCCTCGCTCATAAACCGAAGCTTATCGTAGCAGGAGCAAGTGCGTATCCTCGTACAATCGACTTTAAGAAATTCCGTGAAATTGCTGATGAAGTCGGCGCTTACTTCATGGTGGATATGGCACATATCGCAGGACTTGTTGCGGCAGGCCTTCATCCAAACCCGGTTCCTTACGCTGATTTCGTTACAACAACAACACATAAAACACTTCGCGGTCCTCGCGGCGGTATGATCCTTTGCCGTGAAGAGTTTGGCAAGAAAATTGATAAATCGATCTTCCCTGGAATTCAAGGCGGCCCTCTGATGCACGTTATTGCCGCAAAAGCTGTTTCATTCGGTGAAGTATTGCAGGACGATTTCAAAACATATGCACAAAACGTCATTTCAAACGCGAAACGTCTGGCTGAAGCCTTAACGAAAGAGGGCATCCAGCTCGTTTCAGGCGGAACAGACAACCACCTTATCCTTGTTGACCTTCGTTCGCTCGGACTGACTGGTAAGGTTGCGGAGCATGTACTTGATGAAATTGGTATTACGTCTAACAAAAACGCGATTCCATATGATCCTGAAAAACCTTTCGTAACAAGCGGCATCCGTCTTGGTACAGCTGCTGTAACCAGCCGCGGTTTTGACGGAGACGCATTAGAAGAAGTCGGTGCTATCATTGCGCTTGCATTGAAAAACCACGAAGATGAAGGAAAACTTGAAGAAGCAAGACAGCGTGTAGCTGCTCTGACTGATAAATTTCCTTTATATAAAGAATTAGATTATTAA
- the ywlG gene encoding hypothetical protein (Evidence 4: Unknown function but conserved in other organisms; PubMedId: 15995210, 22333191) — protein MNELKQTWKTMLSEFQDQAELKQDQLFVLGCSTSEVAGSRIGTSGSVDIAESIYSGLAELREKTGIHLAFQCCEHLNRALVVEAETAKLFRLPTVSAVPVPKAGGAMASYAFKQMKSPVLVETIQADAGIDIGDTFIGMHLKPVAVPVRVSQNSLGSAHVTLARTRPKLIGGVRAVYECE, from the coding sequence ATGAATGAGTTGAAACAAACGTGGAAGACGATGCTGTCTGAGTTTCAGGACCAAGCGGAATTGAAACAAGATCAGCTCTTCGTCCTTGGATGCAGCACGAGCGAAGTGGCCGGCAGCCGGATCGGCACATCGGGCAGTGTAGATATCGCTGAAAGCATCTACAGCGGACTTGCTGAGCTCCGGGAAAAAACGGGAATCCATCTGGCGTTTCAATGCTGCGAGCATTTAAACAGAGCGCTTGTCGTCGAAGCAGAAACAGCCAAGCTGTTCAGGCTTCCAACCGTTTCTGCCGTGCCCGTTCCAAAAGCGGGCGGAGCGATGGCGTCTTATGCGTTTAAGCAGATGAAGTCTCCTGTTCTTGTTGAAACCATTCAGGCTGACGCCGGAATTGATATAGGCGATACGTTTATCGGCATGCATCTGAAACCGGTGGCTGTCCCTGTGCGTGTCTCTCAAAACAGCCTCGGTTCAGCTCATGTGACATTGGCGCGTACACGGCCGAAACTAATCGGCGGAGTGCGGGCGGTTTATGAGTGCGAATGA